A window of Mucilaginibacter paludis DSM 18603 contains these coding sequences:
- a CDS encoding RagB/SusD family nutrient uptake outer membrane protein, producing the protein MKKYNYGKLGIAFLLTCGMSFSSCKKAFDLKPKSEVDITDTYQNVYDVNAAVIGIYGQFISLAEQYVVLNELRADLMETTTNADKNLVEIAQHNVTAGNPWADPRPFYKVIINCNDVLYNMKLMLAANKINQDDYNQRYSDIGALRSFLYLQLGIHFGTVPYVTDPIANINDLKDASKFPRLPFKTLIDNLVTFTAALPYLDPYATSATTTSSPSTSLITTADGYLTKYNFINKRMLLGDLYLWQGTNYTEAARQYRVVMEYQTNNTNINISYYTYKIPIADVAANNDLTVGYLRYRETDINSLVNSNTQGWRSIFARPQDALYDTEWIWAMTFDNTFAPNDPFIDLFSNQGGSYLVKPSQTAVNYWNSQKQRNGFPYDQRGNFTYRTINGQPVIVKYLYYYLDANSFIPTKFFTQKGKWFLQRAEMLHLRFAEAANRDGRSKLAFALLNSGIKTTFNGSYPNNPVFFPVPTDVTNIEQTLDSPPYDFDARQGDAPRYRSPWYQNTGIRQRGYVTDLDFGLSTNMLGLEDALVQESALTLAYEGQRWPDLLRIALRRNDPSFIANKVADRLNRDGFGAAAATAQAKLSAGNYYLPFNW; encoded by the coding sequence ATGAAAAAATATAATTACGGGAAACTTGGGATTGCTTTTTTACTAACATGCGGAATGTCTTTCTCGTCGTGTAAAAAGGCGTTCGATCTGAAACCGAAAAGTGAGGTTGATATAACCGATACCTACCAGAATGTTTACGACGTAAATGCCGCTGTAATTGGAATTTACGGTCAGTTTATCAGCCTTGCCGAACAGTACGTTGTTTTGAACGAACTTCGTGCCGACTTGATGGAAACCACTACCAACGCCGACAAAAACCTGGTTGAAATTGCCCAGCACAATGTTACCGCAGGTAACCCATGGGCCGATCCCCGCCCGTTTTATAAAGTGATTATCAATTGTAACGATGTGCTTTATAATATGAAGCTGATGCTGGCTGCCAATAAAATAAACCAGGATGATTATAATCAGCGTTATTCTGATATTGGTGCACTCCGTTCGTTTTTGTACTTGCAGTTGGGAATCCATTTTGGTACGGTGCCTTATGTTACCGATCCGATAGCTAACATTAATGATCTGAAGGATGCGTCGAAATTTCCCCGCTTACCATTCAAAACGCTTATTGATAACCTGGTTACGTTTACCGCTGCGTTGCCTTATCTGGATCCTTATGCAACTTCAGCTACTACTACCAGCAGCCCGAGCACATCGCTTATTACTACTGCTGACGGTTATTTAACTAAGTATAATTTCATCAACAAGCGCATGTTGCTCGGCGACCTGTACCTATGGCAGGGAACCAATTATACCGAAGCTGCCCGTCAGTATAGGGTAGTAATGGAATATCAAACCAACAACACCAATATTAATATATCTTACTATACCTATAAAATTCCTATTGCTGACGTTGCCGCCAATAACGACCTTACGGTGGGGTATTTGCGGTACCGTGAGACTGATATCAATTCGTTGGTCAATAGTAACACACAGGGCTGGCGCTCTATCTTTGCCAGGCCGCAAGATGCTCTTTACGATACGGAGTGGATATGGGCCATGACCTTCGATAACACCTTCGCGCCGAATGATCCCTTTATTGATCTGTTCTCTAATCAGGGTGGGAGCTACCTGGTAAAACCGTCGCAAACGGCCGTCAATTACTGGAATAGCCAGAAGCAGCGCAACGGGTTTCCTTATGATCAGCGTGGTAACTTTACATACAGGACCATTAATGGACAGCCGGTTATTGTAAAATATTTATATTATTACCTGGATGCAAACAGCTTTATCCCTACAAAATTTTTTACACAAAAAGGTAAATGGTTTTTACAACGTGCTGAAATGCTGCACCTGCGTTTTGCCGAGGCTGCCAACCGCGATGGGCGTAGTAAATTGGCTTTTGCGTTGCTTAACTCAGGTATTAAAACTACGTTTAACGGCTCTTATCCAAACAACCCGGTTTTCTTTCCGGTGCCTACCGATGTTACTAATATCGAGCAAACGCTTGATTCACCGCCTTATGATTTTGATGCAAGGCAAGGTGACGCGCCACGATACCGTTCTCCATGGTATCAAAATACAGGCATCCGCCAGCGCGGATACGTTACCGATCTTGATTTTGGCCTCAGTACGAATATGCTCGGCCTTGAAGACGCTTTAGTGCAGGAGTCGGCATTAACACTCGCTTACGAAGGCCAGCGCTGGCCGGATCTGTTGCGTATAGCGCTCCGCCGTAACGATCCGTCATTTATTGCAAACAAAGTTGCCGACAGGCTAAACCGCGACGGCTTTGGTGCGGCTGCGGCTACCGCGCAGGCCAAGCTTTCAGCAGGTAACTATTATTTACCCTTTAACTGGTAA
- a CDS encoding fasciclin domain-containing protein yields MKHHLCHRYYVLLVFCTMVISSCKSPWDKHDTVTNSVLAINLLDQINQNPNLSKFSQYLAQTGYDKVIASSKTFTVWAPTNTALQAVDASILGDTVKLKQFIGNHLSNLSYTTNMASPSIRVKTLNGKNATFTPTTFENANITTANQYVANGILHIIDAAVIPKLNIWDYVNSLTTVGQKQLAYLQSQNYIYQDTTLATVTGVGSNGKPILKPGTGLVNANYYLNQTANLKDEDQMLTYIVLTDAAYDTENNKVNKYFATSSIDSTAKLAAFNVTKDLVIKGAYVPSALPDTLLSINNIKVPVLRGANIVQSYAASNGVVYVMSSANFKLVEKVPPIVIQGEDATFFARTDKGAAIVYRLRKDPAGIAYKDIYIATNTAATLTPLFYAGYTINNANSVTYKVYQRAINEQMTAGTAATSTAPAVQPAPILFSQQLSIYSPFSATPTQFGFQTVASFNYSEVLIGTFTNTRYGYLKFTNSGANSTTANANSITLDYLKLVPTLP; encoded by the coding sequence ATGAAACATCATTTATGCCATCGTTATTATGTGCTGCTTGTATTTTGCACCATGGTTATTTCATCATGCAAAAGCCCCTGGGATAAGCACGATACAGTAACAAACAGCGTACTTGCTATCAATTTGCTCGATCAGATTAACCAAAACCCTAACCTGAGTAAGTTTAGCCAATATCTTGCACAAACCGGTTACGACAAGGTGATCGCATCATCAAAAACTTTTACAGTATGGGCGCCAACCAACACCGCCCTGCAGGCCGTGGACGCCAGTATCCTGGGCGATACTGTTAAGCTTAAACAGTTTATCGGTAATCACCTGAGTAACTTGTCGTACACAACCAATATGGCATCGCCGTCCATCCGGGTTAAAACCTTGAATGGCAAAAATGCTACGTTCACTCCAACTACATTTGAGAACGCCAATATTACCACTGCCAACCAGTATGTAGCCAACGGAATACTGCACATTATTGATGCTGCCGTTATACCAAAGCTTAACATATGGGATTATGTAAATAGCCTCACCACGGTAGGGCAGAAGCAGCTGGCTTACTTACAATCGCAGAATTATATTTACCAGGATACTACTTTGGCCACCGTAACCGGAGTTGGCAGCAATGGTAAACCGATACTTAAACCCGGTACCGGCTTAGTAAACGCCAACTATTATTTAAACCAGACCGCAAACCTGAAGGATGAGGATCAGATGTTAACCTATATTGTATTAACAGATGCCGCTTACGATACTGAAAACAACAAGGTAAATAAATATTTTGCCACAAGCTCAATAGACAGTACAGCCAAACTTGCGGCTTTTAACGTAACTAAAGACCTCGTTATCAAAGGTGCTTACGTACCTTCGGCCTTGCCGGATACGCTTTTATCCATCAACAACATCAAGGTACCGGTGCTCAGAGGCGCAAATATTGTGCAAAGTTACGCTGCCAGCAATGGTGTAGTGTATGTAATGAGCAGCGCCAACTTTAAATTGGTTGAAAAAGTGCCGCCTATAGTTATACAGGGCGAGGATGCAACCTTTTTTGCACGTACGGATAAAGGCGCTGCGATAGTTTACCGTTTGCGTAAAGATCCGGCTGGCATTGCATACAAGGATATTTATATTGCCACTAACACTGCCGCCACGCTAACACCTCTGTTTTATGCGGGTTATACTATAAATAATGCTAACTCGGTAACCTACAAGGTTTATCAACGGGCAATTAACGAACAGATGACCGCCGGGACGGCCGCCACGAGTACCGCGCCCGCTGTGCAGCCGGCGCCTATATTGTTCTCGCAGCAGTTGAGCATCTATTCTCCATTTTCCGCAACGCCCACTCAATTCGGCTTTCAAACGGTGGCTTCGTTTAATTACAGCGAAGTACTCATTGGTACATTTACCAATACCCGCTACGGTTACTTAAAATTTACCAACAGCGGTGCCAACAGCACTACGGCCAATGCTAACAGTATCACACTTGATTACCTTAAACTGGTGCCTACTTTACCTTAA
- a CDS encoding SusC/RagA family TonB-linked outer membrane protein, which translates to MHIYTRSFKILSIILVLAVQAPRLWAQKTDTTAKATAKAPSTKVKDTGLKASGTITDNATGKPISGINISVADFSAAITDEKGRFSIKVPSYSAVIVVSGQGYQSKELPLKGRKSASTSLYEDGFSSVYSNARMPFGDFPLNTLTNAVNTVNTNGAWDTKQETADSYLQGRISGLNAVRRSGTPNIGADLFLRGYSSLNATNKPLIVVDGMIYDNYHYGTSLIQGHFNNPLANINFQDIDNITVIKDASSLYGTKGANGVILITTGHTNDLATKIDFGAYSGVNFKPASLPVMQAGDYRTYLSDVLSSSGMTAAAISAQPFFNDNPSAPNYAAYHNNTDWQKQVFKTSFNSNYFLRVSGGDDIARYTLSLGYGSDNGITKNTPLSKYDTRFNADLKLTQKLSVNANLSFTYNEQNLFDQGQAITTNPIYIALTKAPILRPREVNSAGVESPNLANLDVFNTGNPAILIDTAQEVAKSYRFFGNINFKYQFNRYATLQTSIGVTYDKVRESYFIPRAGVTTDTARNAIIYSRLGSQVERFYSLTNDTHFSYDRTFNRIHHFTGNIGFRFMDSESSDIFAQGANSATDQFITVGTGVNALRTAGGETGDMRWLNNYLSLNYQLLNKYFISYNMAADASSRFGTDIPGALNVGGLKMAVLPSLSVGWLLSSESFMSGINFVELLKLRASYGLTGNDDIGNYTARQYYVSQNLLGQQGLVRGNIGNPQLQWELNKKADIGFDASLLKERLTVSFDIYQNSTSHMIVDEPTAAYTGFTYAVDNGGAMRTRGLELSVNARLINKTQLKWDLGFNIAKFSNQITMLPNNSMTTTYAGATVLTQVGSPANLFYGYKTNGVYTSDAEAAAAKVTETNANGVALVPHGGDVRFVDANGDGVIDAKDQQVIGNPNPDFVGGINTSLTYKRFTLSGLFTFSKGGQIYNYVRRSLESESGYQNQTLAVLNRWRADGQVTNMPKATFGDPIGNARFSDRWIEDGSYFRLRTATLLYNVPLKVKSIRSLKIYLTGNNLFTLTKYLGYDPEFSATESVVTQGIDTGLEPQFRSAQIGVRLGL; encoded by the coding sequence ATGCATATCTATACCAGATCGTTTAAGATACTTTCCATCATACTCGTTTTAGCGGTCCAGGCACCTCGGCTTTGGGCTCAAAAAACGGATACTACGGCGAAAGCAACCGCTAAGGCACCTTCTACCAAGGTAAAGGATACGGGCTTAAAAGCTTCGGGTACCATAACCGACAACGCTACCGGTAAGCCTATTTCGGGTATTAACATCAGCGTGGCCGATTTTTCGGCAGCCATAACCGACGAAAAAGGCCGGTTTTCTATTAAGGTTCCCTCTTACTCCGCAGTAATTGTGGTTTCGGGGCAGGGCTACCAGAGTAAAGAACTGCCTTTAAAGGGGCGTAAAAGTGCTTCTACAAGTTTGTACGAAGATGGCTTTAGCTCGGTTTACAGTAATGCGAGAATGCCTTTTGGTGATTTTCCGCTTAATACATTAACCAATGCTGTTAACACGGTTAATACCAACGGTGCATGGGATACAAAACAAGAAACAGCCGATTCTTATCTTCAGGGCCGCATATCCGGACTAAACGCTGTTAGACGTTCGGGAACGCCGAATATTGGTGCCGATTTGTTTTTACGCGGATATTCATCGCTTAATGCCACCAACAAGCCTCTTATTGTTGTTGATGGGATGATATACGATAATTACCATTATGGTACATCGCTTATACAGGGGCATTTTAACAACCCGCTGGCCAATATAAACTTTCAGGATATTGATAACATTACGGTTATCAAGGATGCTTCATCCCTATACGGAACAAAAGGAGCTAACGGTGTTATCCTGATCACTACCGGCCACACCAACGATCTGGCTACAAAAATAGATTTCGGCGCATACAGCGGCGTTAATTTTAAACCGGCAAGCCTGCCTGTTATGCAGGCCGGCGATTACCGCACCTATCTCTCGGACGTATTGAGTTCGAGTGGAATGACTGCGGCAGCCATCAGTGCTCAGCCGTTTTTTAACGATAACCCATCTGCACCTAACTACGCAGCATACCATAATAATACCGACTGGCAAAAGCAGGTTTTTAAAACATCATTCAATTCAAACTACTTTTTAAGGGTCTCGGGTGGCGATGATATAGCCAGATACACCCTTTCGCTGGGTTATGGCAGCGATAATGGGATAACAAAAAACACACCGCTAAGTAAGTATGATACCCGTTTTAATGCCGATTTAAAGCTCACACAAAAGCTTTCGGTAAATGCCAACCTATCTTTTACTTATAACGAGCAAAACTTGTTCGATCAGGGACAGGCTATCACCACCAATCCTATTTACATTGCTTTAACTAAAGCGCCTATTCTTCGGCCCCGTGAGGTAAACAGTGCCGGGGTTGAATCGCCTAACCTGGCTAACCTGGATGTTTTTAATACAGGTAACCCGGCTATCCTGATTGATACTGCCCAGGAAGTTGCTAAAAGCTACCGCTTTTTTGGTAACATTAACTTTAAGTACCAATTTAACCGTTACGCTACGCTGCAAACCTCTATTGGTGTAACTTATGATAAGGTTCGCGAGAGCTATTTTATACCCAGGGCGGGTGTTACCACTGATACGGCGCGCAACGCCATTATTTATAGCCGTTTAGGTAGCCAGGTGGAACGCTTTTACAGCCTGACGAACGACACCCATTTCTCTTACGATCGTACTTTTAACCGCATACACCATTTTACCGGTAACATTGGTTTCAGGTTTATGGATAGCGAAAGCTCGGATATTTTTGCACAGGGCGCCAACTCTGCCACCGACCAGTTTATAACCGTAGGTACCGGCGTTAATGCTTTGCGTACCGCCGGCGGCGAAACCGGCGATATGCGTTGGTTAAATAACTACCTCAGCCTTAATTACCAGCTGCTCAATAAGTATTTCATCTCGTACAATATGGCTGCCGATGCATCTTCCCGCTTTGGTACCGATATCCCGGGTGCCTTGAATGTTGGCGGGCTTAAAATGGCGGTTTTACCTTCGCTATCAGTTGGATGGTTGTTATCGTCCGAATCGTTTATGTCGGGCATCAACTTCGTTGAGCTTTTAAAACTGAGAGCCAGCTATGGCCTTACCGGTAACGACGATATTGGTAACTATACCGCCCGTCAATACTATGTATCGCAAAACTTGCTGGGCCAGCAAGGCCTTGTTCGTGGTAACATCGGTAATCCGCAATTACAGTGGGAATTGAACAAGAAAGCTGACATCGGCTTTGATGCATCACTTTTGAAAGAGCGATTGACTGTATCGTTCGATATTTATCAGAACAGCACATCGCACATGATTGTTGACGAACCTACTGCAGCTTATACTGGCTTTACTTATGCTGTTGACAACGGTGGCGCCATGCGTACCCGGGGCCTTGAGCTTTCGGTAAATGCACGCCTGATTAATAAAACCCAGTTAAAATGGGATTTGGGCTTCAATATCGCTAAGTTCTCTAACCAGATCACCATGCTGCCCAACAACAGCATGACTACCACTTATGCTGGTGCAACGGTACTTACACAAGTTGGCAGCCCCGCTAATTTATTTTACGGTTATAAAACCAACGGCGTTTATACATCAGATGCCGAGGCAGCGGCCGCTAAGGTTACCGAAACAAATGCCAATGGTGTTGCCCTTGTACCCCACGGCGGCGATGTAAGGTTTGTAGACGCGAACGGCGACGGTGTTATAGATGCTAAAGACCAGCAGGTAATTGGCAACCCGAACCCAGACTTTGTTGGCGGCATTAATACCTCGCTTACTTACAAACGCTTTACCCTGAGCGGCTTATTTACCTTTAGCAAAGGCGGGCAGATATACAATTATGTACGACGCTCGCTCGAGTCGGAGAGTGGTTACCAAAACCAAACCCTGGCTGTATTAAACCGCTGGCGCGCCGATGGACAGGTAACCAATATGCCTAAGGCCACTTTTGGGGACCCGATAGGAAACGCCCGTTTCTCCGACCGTTGGATAGAGGATGGATCGTACTTCAGGCTACGTACAGCAACATTATTATACAATGTGCCCCTCAAGGTAAAGAGCATCCGTTCATTAAAAATTTACCTAACCGGCAATAATTTGTTCACGTTAACCAAGTACCTGGGTTACGATCCGGAGTTTAGTGCTACCGAAAGTGTAGTTACTCAGGGTATCGATACCGGCTTAGAGCCACAGTTCAGGTCGGCACAAATAGGAGTGCGTTTAGGTTTATAA
- a CDS encoding RagB/SusD family nutrient uptake outer membrane protein: MRNKYNKGKMYKKIIYKSVLFVALMLSCSSCKKYLSLYPQDGVIRQEFWQNKEQIQSAVIGIYSSLLADPAGKDRQLAEYLFLWGELRADNVVSSGANISNDELNMLHDNILSTNSVVNWSAVYRTINYCNTVLDYAPNVMSLDKTLTQDKLNSYLGEALAIRSLMYFYLVRTYRDVPLKLKSTSSDTDIQQLAVTKSTDVLAQIVKDLATAEQYTVYTYGDKASDKGRITKYTINAIQADVYLWMEDYNNSITACDKIINSGQFGLVPGDSGFFSTLYYTGNSIESIFEFQFDVQALNSFYTAFQQKARFAASPNLMDLVYTVDYNDDNNYDRRGRFVAVNTSTNQIWKYIGVSGDRNARTIDQSYAHYMIYRYADVLLMKAEAMAYVNRGSESLDIIRTIRTRANALATTLESPSPSDANAVALYVLDERDREFSFEGKRWYDLLRYAKRNNFQNLNTLILASTINIPGNLQQSANTKLRDLNSLYLPIPYSETLNDPNLVQNPFYKN; this comes from the coding sequence ATGAGGAACAAATACAATAAAGGCAAGATGTATAAAAAGATCATTTATAAATCCGTTTTGTTCGTGGCGTTGATGCTTAGTTGCTCATCGTGTAAAAAATACCTGTCGCTTTATCCACAGGATGGCGTTATCAGGCAGGAGTTTTGGCAGAATAAAGAGCAGATACAGTCGGCAGTTATCGGCATCTACTCATCTCTGCTGGCCGACCCGGCGGGTAAAGACAGGCAATTGGCAGAGTACCTTTTTCTTTGGGGCGAGCTGAGGGCAGATAATGTGGTGTCTTCGGGCGCAAACATCAGTAATGATGAGCTCAATATGCTGCACGATAATATTTTATCAACAAACTCGGTGGTTAACTGGTCTGCGGTTTACCGCACCATTAACTATTGCAATACCGTGCTTGATTATGCGCCGAATGTGATGTCGCTCGATAAAACCCTTACCCAGGATAAGTTGAATAGTTACTTAGGCGAAGCATTAGCCATCAGGAGCCTGATGTATTTTTACCTGGTTCGCACCTATCGCGATGTGCCGTTAAAACTTAAGTCCACATCAAGCGATACCGATATTCAGCAACTGGCTGTAACAAAATCAACTGACGTGCTTGCGCAGATAGTGAAAGACCTGGCTACTGCCGAGCAGTACACGGTTTACACTTATGGCGATAAGGCATCGGATAAAGGGCGTATAACTAAATATACCATTAACGCTATCCAAGCGGATGTTTACTTATGGATGGAAGATTATAATAATTCAATAACAGCTTGCGATAAGATTATCAATTCCGGACAATTTGGACTTGTACCGGGCGACTCCGGTTTTTTTAGTACGCTATATTATACAGGCAACTCGATAGAAAGTATTTTTGAATTTCAGTTCGATGTTCAGGCGCTCAACTCGTTTTATACCGCGTTTCAGCAAAAGGCAAGGTTTGCGGCATCACCTAACCTGATGGACCTGGTTTATACGGTAGATTATAACGACGATAATAATTACGATCGTCGCGGCCGCTTTGTAGCGGTTAACACAAGTACTAACCAAATATGGAAATATATTGGCGTAAGCGGAGATCGTAACGCACGCACCATCGATCAATCGTACGCACATTACATGATTTACCGTTATGCCGATGTGCTTCTGATGAAAGCTGAAGCGATGGCGTATGTTAACCGCGGTAGTGAGTCTCTGGATATTATACGTACCATACGCACCCGGGCCAATGCACTTGCCACAACTTTGGAGAGTCCTTCGCCAAGCGATGCAAATGCAGTTGCATTGTATGTATTGGATGAGCGCGATCGCGAGTTTAGTTTTGAAGGAAAAAGATGGTATGATCTTTTGCGATATGCCAAACGAAATAACTTTCAGAACCTAAATACCCTGATACTTGCATCTACCATTAACATACCGGGGAATTTACAACAATCGGCCAATACAAAACTAAGGGATTTAAACAGCTTATACCTGCCCATACCTTATTCGGAGACATTAAACGACCCGAACCTGGTTCAGAACCCATTTTATAAAAACTAA
- a CDS encoding fasciclin domain-containing protein, whose product MKYAHTDHNRYWLLSVCMVILLYINGCKPEKFPITTNPTLNAIQYFDNNPNFSMFDQALVKSGYAGFLGAYGAYTVFAPNNTAMTAYLKTINKSGVDQVDDATIKSFVSMHIIQDTLSTLNFTDGKLPTATMYGQFITTGTALTNGTALYTVNKQANIVQPNIRVGNGIIHAVDHVLTPATLTIAQTIAANPKYSIFNQALIATGYADTLNVLPASNPGRPFLTLIAQTDSVFNAAGISSYTDLKNKYSTTGNPKNPNDSLYLYVAYRIIPSLQFMGDIIGSPSQNTLAPQQTIITQLINGDVVLNQVVFNGVTELGVPLDRSKGDVPASNGVIQSVKTNFKYKVRQPTPVYFDITDQPELRKITSLFRRPSQSLVIAMGQVAAWNWDTKVASYIGPNYFNDGNPPSNYYVNGDGLAITLRLTSAAPQWFETKTPLIVKGVYKVWICFRKGIGQYTQISVDGQALSRIVSLADYIPSTTATQAVLESQGYKRYSNAPASNSTQMAVLAGVVTINTTDVHTVRFTCVKDQGSGSNNATIDMIQFLPVGMNQTNFLIDAKTGNIIANPNP is encoded by the coding sequence ATGAAATACGCTCATACCGACCACAACAGATACTGGCTATTGTCAGTTTGCATGGTAATCTTGCTGTATATCAACGGCTGCAAGCCAGAGAAGTTTCCGATAACGACTAACCCGACCTTGAACGCCATTCAGTACTTTGATAACAATCCTAATTTTTCAATGTTCGATCAGGCGCTTGTTAAATCCGGTTATGCGGGCTTTCTTGGAGCCTACGGGGCATATACGGTGTTTGCACCTAACAATACGGCCATGACTGCCTATTTAAAAACCATCAACAAATCGGGGGTTGACCAGGTAGATGATGCCACAATCAAATCTTTTGTGAGTATGCACATCATCCAGGATACACTCTCCACCCTGAATTTTACCGACGGTAAATTGCCAACCGCCACCATGTACGGCCAGTTTATTACAACAGGCACGGCTTTAACCAATGGCACAGCCTTATATACAGTAAATAAGCAGGCTAACATTGTGCAGCCCAACATCAGGGTAGGTAACGGTATCATCCACGCTGTTGATCATGTGCTTACGCCGGCTACATTAACCATTGCGCAAACTATTGCTGCCAATCCTAAATACAGCATCTTCAACCAGGCGCTCATTGCTACCGGCTATGCCGATACGCTGAATGTTTTACCTGCCAGCAATCCCGGCAGGCCGTTTCTTACGCTTATTGCACAAACCGATTCTGTGTTTAACGCTGCGGGTATAAGCAGTTATACCGATTTAAAAAACAAATACTCCACCACCGGAAATCCAAAAAATCCTAACGATAGTTTATACCTGTATGTGGCCTACCGCATCATCCCTTCCTTACAGTTTATGGGCGATATTATCGGCTCTCCATCACAAAATACGCTTGCACCGCAGCAAACCATTATTACACAACTGATAAACGGAGATGTGGTACTTAATCAGGTAGTATTTAACGGCGTTACCGAACTTGGTGTGCCGCTTGATCGTTCTAAAGGCGATGTGCCAGCAAGTAACGGCGTTATCCAGAGTGTTAAAACCAATTTTAAATATAAGGTAAGGCAGCCTACTCCGGTGTATTTTGATATTACCGATCAGCCGGAATTACGTAAGATTACGTCGCTTTTCCGCAGACCAAGCCAGTCGCTTGTTATTGCAATGGGCCAGGTAGCAGCCTGGAACTGGGATACCAAGGTGGCCAGTTACATAGGTCCTAACTATTTCAATGATGGTAACCCGCCATCTAACTATTATGTAAATGGTGATGGTCTGGCAATAACCTTAAGGTTAACCAGTGCTGCTCCGCAGTGGTTTGAAACCAAAACCCCGCTTATTGTAAAGGGCGTTTATAAAGTGTGGATCTGTTTCCGTAAAGGTATTGGTCAATACACCCAGATCTCGGTTGACGGGCAGGCACTATCCCGCATTGTAAGTTTGGCTGATTATATCCCGAGTACTACAGCTACACAAGCGGTATTAGAATCTCAGGGTTATAAAAGGTACAGCAACGCCCCAGCCAGCAATTCAACCCAAATGGCTGTTTTGGCTGGTGTTGTTACCATCAACACAACAGATGTGCATACGGTTAGGTTTACCTGTGTTAAAGACCAGGGCAGCGGTTCTAATAACGCGACTATAGACATGATACAGTTTTTGCCTGTCGGCATGAACCAAACCAACTTTTTGATTGACGCTAAAACGGGTAACATCATAGCCAACCCTAATCCATAA